The following is a genomic window from Malus sylvestris chromosome 7, drMalSylv7.2, whole genome shotgun sequence.
GTCATCTGATCGAACGGCATCTAATGGCATTGCCATATTCTCTTGGAGGATCCAGGCGGTTCATTGCCAATTTCTGTACTCATCCTTCATCAGGCATGGCTTCCACTGTATCATCAGATATGAGAAGTAGTACTACAAGGGAGGCCAAGGGGTCATCTTCATCCAATGTGGGGATTAGGAAGATTTGGAAGAGGAAGGTTTTCTTTGAAGAAGGAAAGGACAAGGCCAAGAAAAGGAAACTACGGTTTTCTGTGTTTTGCAATATGATTGGTCTGTGGAGGCAAAAGGATCAATGCAGGTGACAGAAAACACAAGtctataaatatttatttattttcctcttcttatacatttttctcatttgcaatatttatgaagataaaaaagaaatacaattttgattttgttttcccTTGTTCAGTCTTATTTCTGAGCCAATGGTCATATATGAAATGGAGTATATATAAATTCATGAACTTTATCtgagtacatttttttttagtttgatCACAGTTTCATATAACGTTCATGTGCAGAACAATTTTGAGGATTATTATTTTGATGTTTTCACTATGGTAATTTGCTTTAAATCTAAAATGTCTAATACTGGACGCACAAATTGTTAAAGCAAGGAAATCGGTGTAATCTTGTTGTGAACAGTACTAATATCTGCATAACAATGTTCTCttaattttctttcaaaatttgGATATATAAATGCCAGCGTGACAAGATTCTATATGTATGATCAATGATCAGTTATTATTTTGTTGTAATAGACTTTTAAATGGTAATCGtttggtttttactttttaattttaatttggtacATTTGGGATGAGATCTAACCCATGATCTATCGTAATTTTAACCCCTTATCTCCACATTTCATCACCACAGCTAGTTCATGACTACACTTGCTAGTCTCGCGACTAATTTCATTATCCGGTGAGGCTATCGCTCGAGCACAGATTAAGGTTCACTCTCAACGGGAAATAAAACGACAAAAAAACCTTCATGTCCAAATTAAAGAACGATCTGAAAACTGATAATCTTTTACTTCAATTTAAATCCATAATGGCATTCTGGAACATGCAATTGCCAAAGCAAATTGCAATctgtttgtgattttttttttttgaaacaccATCTTCATATATAATATTTTActctaaattttatttttttcaaatttggaCTTTGCTAATATATAGCTGTAAATGCCACCGTGACTATATTCTgtgttgtttatttttttttctgcagaAAACTATATTCTGTACATATGAACATTTGTTTTGGGATAACAGTTTTTATAAGTGCCACCGTCACAGTAGAATTTTAAATTAGTATATGAATGAGTGAAGTGGCATGAAGCACGGGTGATAAATTTTAGGTTGAAATCACTTTTATAAACATTTAGATCTGCCAAAATCATTGTTTGAATCGACTTTCCTAATCCATAAGTCTTTGTAAATATGCTTGTagttcttttctcttttgaaaTTCTCttcatctgtttttttttctttttttttctacgaCGTGGATGAATAAGCTATTAGTTCTTTGGAGGAGGACGAGGTAGAACAGAAAACGTCCACCCTTACCGAAAGAGAAAGGTCCTGCACGCTTGAGGAACATTCACTTATAACTTAGCCAACATGATCCTCTCCGATTCTTTTGATGAGAATTTTGGGGATCCATGAATcttgttcgttcatcgtatatcgtatagttagtttttgtcaagtactgtttatgtttatttttaaataaaaaaatttaaaatgatttttgaccgcacaatgtacaatgaacggacacgattcaaGAATTCTCGAAATCTTCACAAAGAGGGTCCAACGAGGATCTGGACTCATAACTTAGTTATTTCTTTGCTATGTACGATTTTcgataaatattttaaaacattgctTTTGTAATGTGTTCGGCATAAATTTTTATGGTGCCttaaataaggttttttttCAGCCATAAATCAATGAAAACTTTACTAATTATCCATATGTCAGTGATCAATTTTGTGGACTGATGATATAATTTAACTTTGGCAAGGCAGCAATAAAACAGCACAGATTATAAATGGGGAAGTAGAACAAGGGAAGGAGAAATAGGCTTGTGGATAGGTCCTGTTTGGGTTCTTGGATTGTACGATGGTCAATTAATTATCATATTATATTATTCTCCAGGTTTTACAGATACTTAAACCTGGGAAGATTATCGCCTGGGGATTCCGATTCGAGCAGTCCGCAGAGGAGGAGCTCCAATTATTGGGAGGATTATTGAATTAACGACGAAGATTTCTTCATGAAGCAGTCGCACTTATTCAGATTTGAGCGAAGCCCGGCATTGGTGGAGGACGCTGTAATTATGGTCCAGATCAGATATTTATTATAGTTAAATTAGTCACATTTGATATTAGATTttagtcattttttttttacaagaaacgaTTGTGATTTTCCATTAATAATGATAACAGTAATAATTACAAGGGTTGCCGCATGGGTACAATCTCCAATGATCAAATATTTGGTTTGAAGTTAATTCGCACAAACAAGCTATGATGATAATTCCCTAATTAACTACCAAAAACATGCGCACTAGCACAAACACCCCAATACAAAATCGGCCACAAAGACGGCAAAAGGAGGAGACTTATACCGGAGCACACATAAGGTCACCCCCACACAAGCAAGACCACATTAAACTATAGCTAACAAGTGAGGTCACATCAAAACCACCGCACACAGTGGGGCACTTGCTAGGGCAAGACATTAACCGCTAAATGCGGTACAAACAAACCTACACTGATTTACACTAATTCGAGAACGTAATCCTCTGGTTGGCTTGTCACCAACAATTAGCTCATATAACCAACTACAACATTACCGCTTCAAGAGAGATCTGCCATAACCGTGCGCCAAGCAAGGCAAGGCCGCCATAGGTATGGTCAGGGAAGGTGGTGCTGCCATGGATCGGTCAGGAGGAGCCACAAAACCCTTATAAAACAAGTCATAAAGGAAGGATCCGACCCACCAACAACTAATGAACcaaggaattggatcctctccgaggcaaaCCCTCGGGATCCTCTTGACCCACTAACACGAGATGtttgatcaaaatccaacagccacaattattataacttttagatggacccccctgtttgtagccgttggatcaaaatctaaCGGCCCGTGTTAGTGGGTTAGGAGGATCCCAAGGGTTTGCCTCAGAGATGACCCAATTCCATGAACCAAAACCACTCATACTAAAGTTCAATACTTGAAATGACTAATTCGCCTACAATAAAATAGAAACTGCAATGCATGGTCTAAATCCACAAAACTGCAACACAATGTTCAATGTTGGTTGACTTATTcctaaatacaaaaaatatacaaaaagggCTTCTAGCTGTTATGTAATGGTATAATTGgtaatttttgtttgatttaggAGCAATAGTGTACACTAAAgtctcttagtgtaaaaatatagatgtATTTAAAAAATGTCTCATTGAcctatttataattaatataaatattactaacatattatcaatattataaattttattgatttaaaatattttatttatgttgtACTTATACTATTTGGTTACACAGTTTTTAAAATTGTTATTTTGGAGTtccattcacacacacacacacacaaaatctgcaaaataGATAAGTGAATATAACACACAATACATTAAATTTgcttatgttcatatatttatgTGCAATGTTATTTTGTGATTTCACGAGGTGATTTGCTATCGACCCTTTAGAGATGGGACATGCTCTATTACCCTTAGGCTGTCTCCAAGGGGCGAaccaaaaagcccaaaatttGTGGCACATACCTCATCAAGGAAGTATTTTGGGGGTGGGAGTTTTAGGATTTTTGGTTTGGAGGTAGGGGAAATTGGGTCTGCTCTCCTAGGGGATGGACAAGGAAACAAGCGGGCCTGGCTCACCCAACTACATCCCTTCTTAACTCCAATGACTCAaatccaatttaattaatttaatggtaataaaaaaaatctaacagctcaaatttaaattcaacagttaaaatattattattaattaatccaaATTAAATCCAACACCAAAACTCTATATGACACACTCTGATCCTGGTATCCTCCAAATACCAGGATGAGCACGTGTTGGTCGATACCCAAGGGTGACAAAGCCATTTTAAACATGCAAAATATTAGTAAAATAAAACAAGATAGATTATGCAAAAACTAATTCCAAAATtgttagcaaaaaaaaaaatcaaagaaatacaAAAGTTTAACAAGTTATAAAGTTGGGGGTGGGAATTATAAGTCCATTACAGTGGAGAAAAAAATTGACTAACCTCATACGTAAAGAGGAAGAGTTGAAAATACGGGGCTAATTTATGGGATTCCCATATTGGGTTGGAGGCCTTAGGGCTTAAGATTTTCATGTCATCCAAGGTGATTTGTTACCCACCAGTAGGGATGGGGCAT
Proteins encoded in this region:
- the LOC126627790 gene encoding uncharacterized protein LOC126627790 isoform X2; translated protein: MQQRLRGNEELGVWDCGSPLYDSYELVSVSHLIERHLMALPYSLGGSRRFIANFCTHPSSGMASTVSSDMRSSTTREAKGSSSSNVGIRKIWKRKVFFEEGKDKAKKRKLRFSVFCNMIGLWRQKDQCSNKTAQIINGEVEQGKEK
- the LOC126627790 gene encoding uncharacterized protein LOC126627790 isoform X1, whose product is MQQRLRGNEELGVWDCGSPLYDSYELVSVSHLIERHLMALPYSLGGSRRFIANFCTHPSSGMASTVSSDMRSSTTREAKGSSSSNVGIRKIWKRKVFFEEGKDKAKKRKLRFSVFCNMIGLWRQKDQCRFYRYLNLGRLSPGDSDSSSPQRRSSNYWEDY
- the LOC126627790 gene encoding uncharacterized protein LOC126627790 isoform X3, coding for MQQRLRGNEELGVWDCGSPLYDSYELVSVSHLIERHLMALPYSLGGSRRFIANFCTHPSSGMASTVSSDMRSSTTREAKGSSSSNVGIRKIWKRKVFFEEGKDKAKKRKLRFSVFCNMIGLWRQKDQCRQQ